One genomic segment of Erythrobacter sp. THAF29 includes these proteins:
- a CDS encoding MipA/OmpV family protein, whose protein sequence is MPRNALTRLSSLAALAAIAGLSAPALANETRVNAEEAMAEAAQDGPPPGVSTDGGPPDNMFAQSVFDETWLSIGVGAGLSPSYTGSDDYRVFPLPLIVGRVAGVGITPNGPGLNFDVLSQPPSEGPAQTSISLGPTFRLRGARDDAIKDDVVALAGELDTALEVGVQGGVRIPGVLHRFDAVTLGGAVRWDVLGAHEGMLIEPSIGYFTPLSRGSAVQLVATAGFVDDNFADYYYDVTPAQSAASGLPVFDAEGGFNSLGVTAISTFDLDGNVLNGGWNIFAVGGYSRLFGDGADTPYTSIRGSADQFIGGLGIGYTF, encoded by the coding sequence ATGCCCCGCAATGCTCTTACCCGGCTTTCAAGCCTTGCCGCCCTTGCCGCGATTGCCGGTCTTTCCGCTCCCGCTCTTGCGAATGAGACGCGGGTCAACGCCGAGGAGGCCATGGCAGAGGCTGCGCAGGACGGCCCACCGCCCGGTGTCTCGACCGATGGCGGTCCGCCTGACAACATGTTCGCACAATCCGTTTTCGACGAGACTTGGCTATCGATCGGTGTCGGAGCGGGGCTCTCGCCAAGCTACACGGGCTCGGACGATTATCGCGTCTTCCCGCTCCCGCTGATCGTTGGCCGCGTGGCGGGCGTCGGCATTACGCCCAACGGACCGGGCCTTAACTTCGATGTTCTTTCCCAGCCGCCGAGCGAGGGTCCGGCACAGACCTCGATTTCGTTGGGGCCGACCTTCCGCCTGCGCGGTGCCCGCGACGATGCGATCAAGGACGATGTCGTCGCGCTTGCAGGTGAGCTCGATACCGCGCTCGAAGTCGGCGTGCAGGGCGGGGTGCGCATACCCGGCGTGCTGCACCGTTTCGACGCGGTGACGCTCGGCGGCGCGGTGCGTTGGGACGTCCTCGGCGCGCATGAAGGCATGCTGATCGAGCCGAGCATCGGCTATTTCACCCCGCTCAGTCGCGGGTCGGCGGTACAGCTCGTCGCGACCGCAGGCTTCGTCGACGACAATTTTGCCGATTACTATTACGACGTGACACCCGCGCAGAGCGCCGCCAGCGGCCTGCCCGTGTTCGATGCGGAGGGCGGCTTCAACAGCCTTGGCGTTACGGCGATCTCGACCTTCGATCTCGACGGCAATGTCCTCAATGGCGGGTGGAACATCTTTGCCGTTGGCGGCTATTCGCGGTTGTTCGGCGATGGTGCAGACACGCCCTACACCTCGATCAGGGGCAGCGCCGACCAGTTCATCGGCGGTCTCGGTATCGGATATACGTTCTAG